One genomic segment of Carassius carassius chromosome 21, fCarCar2.1, whole genome shotgun sequence includes these proteins:
- the LOC132097156 gene encoding perforin-1-like, translating into METNHCVFHVFLCISLILTHWHKGSACHTGSQVECDKAPFVPGYNLAGEGFDVVRMRRKGAFLINVKSHMDNGNCTVCKNRFQGGQMQKLPSAVLDWRPFSRCSKQLSSALHHSVDSLMKSSTSLINNNWEMDLSLDNIGKAIFGGSRSDIAKFAQSQNAMDKATFALHELSCTYYSYRVTDHPELSNEFSKHLQRLPTQYDEETKPLYRRTIDTYGTHYIHQVHLGGRVRRATAFRTCLATLKGFSETDIKNCLNIELKMTLGFLPANASLSNKCSQILKDNLSMGFYQGFMTHKIEVLGGEKYFPDLVLNKSPAESYSNWMMSLHDNPEVISYAIFPLHHLVADPEISVNLKRAVTAYIEENMLSVNHKEDQGCSQTPNLDHNCCPMRAGRGKLEVFVQRATGLKADLFTRTDGYVKVWYNLMYEETEVVMDNNDPEWNISYDFGSVEFGHELIFEVWDIDVIYNDMVGRCVVSPERGTHSHSCKLKRGILYFTYNAFCDAHLTGPRCSRYSPKT; encoded by the exons ATGGAGACAAATCACTGTGTTTTCCACGTGTTTCTCTGCATTTCTCTGATCTTGACGCACTGGCACAAGGGGTCAGCTTGTCATACAGGCTCTCAGGTAGAATGTGATAAAGCCCCATTTGTGCCTGGTTACAACTTGGCGGGTGAAGGATTTGATGTTGTCAGGATGCGCCGTAAAGGTGCTTTTTTGATCAATGTCAAGTCACACATGGATAATGGCAATTGTACTGTCTGCAAGAACCGCTTTCAGGGAGGGCAGATGCAGAAACTTCCTTCAGCTGTGCTGGACTGGCGTCCCTTCAGCCGCTGCAGCAAACAGCTTTCTAGTGCTCTTCATCATTCTGTCGACTCCCTAATGAAGAGTTCAACGTCACTCATCAATAACAACTGGGAAATGGACCTTAGCCTGGATAACATAGGAAAGGCAATTTTTGGAGGGAGCCGTTCAGATATTGCTAAAtttgcccaatctcagaatgcaATGGATAAGGCAACATTTGCCCTCCATGAGCTCAGCTGCACATATTACAG TTACAGAGTTACAGACCACCCAGAGCTCAGCAATGAATTCTCAAAACACCTTCAGCGACTTCCGACACAATATGATGAGGAAACAAAACCCCTGTACCGAAGAACTATAGATACTTACGGCACTCACTACATACATCAAGTCCATCTGGGAGGGCGAGTGAGGCGGGCCACAGCTTTTCGAACTTGTCTTGCAACACTGAAGGGTTTCTCAGAGACTGATATCAAGAACTGTCTGAATATTGAGTTAAAGATGACTTTGGGTTTCCTTCCAGCTAATGCCTCACTTTCCAACAAATGCTCTCAAATCCTTAAAGATAACTTGAGCATGGGATTCTACCAGGGCTTCATGACACACAAGATAGAAGTGTTGGGAGGTGAAAAATACTTTCCAGACCTAGTTTTAAACAAAAGCCCAGCTGAATCCTACTCAAACTGGATGATGAGCTTGCATGACAATCCTGAAGTCATATCATATGCAATTTTCCCTCTTCATCACCTGGTGGCTGATCCTGAGATTAGTGTCAATCTAAAAAGAGCAGTAACTGCGTATATTGAAGAAAACATGCTTTCTGTAAATCACAAAGAGGATCAAGGATGCTCACAAACACCAAATCTGGACCACAATTGCTGTCCTATGCGAGCCGGCCGTGGCAAGTTAGAAGTGTTTGTACAGAGAGCCACAGGCCTGAAAGCAGATCTCTTCACACGTACTGACGGTTACGTGAAAGTTTGGTACAACCTCATGTATGAGGAGACTGAGGTGGTTATGGACAATAATGATCCTGAATGGAACATCAGCTATGATTTTGGATCAGTTGAGTTTGGTCATGAACTCATATTTGAGGTTTGGGACATTGATGTCATTTATAATGACATGGTGGGGAGATGCGTGGTCAGCCCTGAACGTGGAACTCATTCACACAGTTGTAAATTAAAGAGAGGCATCCTGTATTTCACCTACAATGCATTTTGTGATGCTCATCTAACAGGACCCAGGTGTAGCAGATATTCACCAAAAACATAA